Proteins encoded in a region of the Zea mays cultivar B73 chromosome 4, Zm-B73-REFERENCE-NAM-5.0, whole genome shotgun sequence genome:
- the LOC103654188 gene encoding transcription factor MYB96, giving the protein MGRAPCCDKASVKKGPWSPDEDAKLKAYIEEHGTGGNWIALPHKIGLKRCGKSCRLRWLNYLRPNIKHGDFTEEEEHIICSLYISIGSRWSIIAAQLPGRTDNDIKNYWNTKLKKKLLGKRAPSRRARTNQDPCYLAAGAASSSSSSSAATATQALSASALERIQLHMRLQGIYGALACSGGNDDSNAAFGSAAAAPPQWPKLEALSQANRLLPGSLPADAMATTVSVQPHPQHLVEVDHHQSLAAAALEGEQQLSSAGEGGFFERPKVDFYSPSAEVAAAAAASVEMNSVAPMVVGGYAGAAGFGPQHHHDELYDFLYSKYGSVGGLAHDGGHVPTLPELQCPDGAAAVVGADEKFSAWTAAACDYGAAAGGHQIQGNSIVGSSLHDYVLGGYGQ; this is encoded by the exons ATGGGGAGGGCGCCGTGCTGCGACAAGGCGAGCGTGAAGAAGGGGCCGTGGTCGCCGGACGAGGACGCCAAGCTCAAGGCCTACATCGAGGAGCACGGCACCGGCGGCAACTGGATCGCGCTACCGCACAAGATTG GGCTGAAGAGATGCGGGAAAAGCTGCAGGCTGAGATGGCTCAATTATCTGAGGCCCAATATTAAGCATGGTGACTTCACAGAAGAAGAGGAGCATATCATTTGCAGCCTCTACATTAGCATTGGAAGCAG GTGGTCCATCATTGCAGCGCAGCTGCCGGGGCGAACGGACAACGACATCAAGAACTACTGGAACACCAAGCTGAAGAAGAAGCTCCTCGGAAAGCGCGCGCCGTCCAGGCGCGCGAGGACGAACCAGGATCCCTGCTACCTCGCCGCGGGAGccgccagcagcagcagcagcagcagcgccgCGACGGCCACGCAAGCCCTAAGCGCGTCGGCTCTCGAGCGGATCCAGCTCCACATGCGGCTCCAAGGCATCTACGGCGCGTTAGCTTGCAGCGGCGGCAACGACGACAGCAACGCTGCCTTcgggtcggcggcggcggcgccgccgcAGTGGCCGAAGCTTGAGGCGCTGTCGCAGGCCAACAGGCTGCTCCCGGGGTCGCTGCCGGCGGACGCCATGGCCACAACCGTGAGCGTGCAGCCGCACCCACAGCATCTGGTCGAGGTCGACCACCACCAGAGCCTCGCCGCCGCCGCACTCGAGGGCGAGCAACAGCTCAGCTCTGCCGGTGAAGGAGGCTTTTTCGAGCGGCCCAAGGTAGATTTTTACTCTCCATCAGCCgaggtcgccgccgccgccgccgccagcgtAGAGATGAACTCGGTCGCCCCGATGGTTGTTGGCGGCTACGCGGGCGCCGCCGGATTCGGGCCTCAGCACCATCACGACGAGCTCTACGACTTCCTGTACAGCAAGTACGGATCAGTGGGCGGGCTGGCGCACGACGGCGGGCATGTTCCAACGTTGCCAGAGCTGCAGTGCCCGGACGGCGCTGCCGCCGTCGTCGGAGCCGACGAGAAGTTCTCGGCGTGGACCGCGGCCGCCTGCGATTACGGTGCCGCGGCCGGCGGCCATCAGATACAGGGAAACTCCATTGTTGGTAGCAGTCTGCACGACTACGTGCTAGGCGGCTACGGTCAATGA